The following coding sequences lie in one Steroidobacter denitrificans genomic window:
- a CDS encoding DUF2058 domain-containing protein, protein MSMSLREQLLQAGLGSRKQAKQAEQQQYQRNKQDKNRAAAAERHKEQQRRAAQAQAAKAARDQELNRKRQEQAERKERWAQIKQLIEQHRVTRPQTDDYFNFIDRQKVRRMSVDAALREKLIAGSLVIVRCEGRYDVVPAEIAERIREREPRAVVALTDERPVAEADDPYKDFVVPDDLMW, encoded by the coding sequence ATGAGCATGTCGTTGCGAGAGCAGTTGTTGCAGGCCGGTCTGGGCAGCCGCAAACAGGCGAAGCAGGCGGAACAGCAGCAGTATCAGCGAAACAAGCAGGATAAGAACCGGGCTGCCGCAGCGGAGCGCCACAAGGAGCAGCAGCGCCGTGCCGCACAGGCGCAAGCCGCGAAAGCCGCGCGCGATCAGGAACTGAATCGCAAGCGCCAGGAACAGGCGGAAAGGAAAGAGCGCTGGGCCCAGATCAAGCAGTTGATCGAGCAGCATCGGGTGACCCGTCCGCAGACCGACGATTATTTCAATTTCATCGATCGGCAGAAGGTGCGGCGCATGAGCGTCGATGCGGCGCTGCGCGAAAAATTGATCGCCGGTTCACTGGTCATCGTGCGCTGCGAAGGACGGTACGATGTGGTTCCGGCCGAAATTGCCGAACGGATACGCGAACGTGAGCCGCGTGCGGTCGTCGCCCTGACGGACGAGCGTCCGGTCGCCGAGGCGGACGATCCTTACAAGGACTTCGTCGTGCCGGATGACCTGATGTGGTGA
- a CDS encoding fumarylacetoacetate hydrolase family protein — MLFAFPPPSIPSVEIKNREERFPVHRIYCVGRNYAAHAREMGSDPGREPPCFFTKPADAIVANHAEIPYPPRTADLHHEIELVIAIGTGGLDIPMTHALEHVFGYAVGNDLTRRDLQSTAREQRHPWDTAKGFDRSAPISAITPAALCGHLQRGRIWLNVNDKLRQDADLSELIWSVPEIVAELSALFELVPGDLIYTGTPAGVGPLERGDHLEGGIDGLDTLVTRIV, encoded by the coding sequence ATGTTATTCGCATTTCCTCCCCCTTCCATCCCGTCGGTCGAAATCAAGAATCGCGAGGAGCGCTTTCCCGTCCACCGCATCTATTGCGTAGGGCGCAATTACGCTGCGCATGCGCGTGAGATGGGCTCGGACCCTGGGCGCGAGCCGCCGTGCTTTTTCACCAAGCCGGCCGATGCCATCGTCGCCAATCATGCCGAGATACCGTATCCGCCGCGCACTGCCGATCTGCACCATGAAATCGAACTGGTGATCGCTATCGGCACAGGCGGCTTAGATATTCCGATGACACATGCACTGGAGCATGTTTTCGGCTATGCCGTCGGTAACGATCTTACTCGACGAGATCTGCAATCGACCGCGCGTGAACAGCGGCATCCCTGGGACACGGCCAAGGGCTTCGACCGCTCGGCGCCTATCTCGGCCATCACGCCGGCGGCGCTATGCGGACATCTGCAACGCGGCCGTATCTGGCTGAATGTCAACGATAAGCTGCGCCAGGACGCAGATCTGTCCGAACTGATCTGGAGCGTTCCGGAAATCGTTGCCGAGCTCTCGGCCTTGTTCGAACTCGTCCCGGGAGACTTGATCTACACGGGAACGCCCGCCGGCGTCGGCCCGCTCGAGCGTGGCGATCACCTGGAAGGCGGCATCGACGGTTTGGACACCCTGGTCACAAGGATCGTGTAG
- a CDS encoding C40 family peptidase: MVLIVLAGGLFLQGCASPAERTRTGPPAAVSPLASSAREFAAAGLGSEIAMRAMSLLGTPYHYGGEAPGGFDCSGLVRFVHRQLGIDVPRTTLEQYSAADPVGLEQLAPGDLLFFKTRGTRVSHVAIYTGEGRFIHAPQTGRTVELRTLDDAYYRPRLAGAGRLF, encoded by the coding sequence ATGGTTTTGATCGTGCTTGCGGGAGGACTGTTCCTGCAAGGCTGCGCTTCCCCTGCCGAACGCACGCGGACCGGTCCGCCGGCTGCCGTGTCGCCGCTGGCATCGAGCGCGCGGGAATTCGCTGCTGCCGGTTTGGGCAGCGAGATCGCGATGCGGGCGATGTCCCTGCTCGGCACGCCTTATCACTACGGCGGCGAGGCACCCGGCGGATTCGATTGCAGCGGCCTGGTGCGCTTCGTACACCGTCAACTCGGCATCGATGTGCCGCGCACTACGCTCGAACAATATTCCGCCGCGGATCCCGTCGGTCTCGAACAGCTTGCACCCGGTGACCTGTTGTTTTTCAAGACTCGCGGCACACGCGTTTCCCACGTGGCGATCTATACCGGCGAGGGCCGCTTCATCCACGCGCCGCAAACGGGGCGCACCGTCGAGCTGCGTACCTTGGACGATGCATATTATCGGCCCCGGCTGGCTGGAGCGGGCCGGCTGTTTTGA
- a CDS encoding DUF4404 family protein, whose product MQPLNEQLAALHAELARTRSVDPQTRELLIALLTDITRLLGQSASAIEQQSRTARLNELAVQFEAEHPALGRALRQVVDTLSKAGI is encoded by the coding sequence ATGCAACCTTTGAACGAGCAGCTTGCGGCACTACATGCCGAACTCGCCCGTACACGCTCGGTCGATCCGCAGACACGCGAGCTGCTCATTGCACTATTGACCGACATCACTCGCCTGCTGGGCCAATCGGCCAGTGCTATCGAACAACAATCGCGTACCGCACGGCTCAATGAACTGGCCGTACAGTTCGAGGCGGAACATCCGGCACTGGGCAGAGCGCTGCGGCAGGTTGTCGATACTCTCAGCAAAGCAGGTATCTGA
- the acs gene encoding acetate--CoA ligase, whose protein sequence is MSEKIHKVPDDFATLAHLRQADYQRLYQESIRDPNGFWARIGRRLDWIQPYTKIKDTSFDEHDFRIRWFYDGKLNVAANCLDRHLLKRGDKTAIIWEGDDPRLSEHISYRQLHERVCQCANALKSLGVGPGDRVTIYLPMIPEAAVAMLACARIGAVHSVVFGGFSADSLAGRIADCGSSVVITADEGLRGGRRIALKENVDEALKASGTQCVKHVLVTRRLGSNVSMQKGRDRWFEDLLQGQSKECPAAAMDAESPLFILYTSGSTGQPKGVLHTSGGYLVFVAMTHELVFDLREDDIFWCTADVGWVTGHSYVLYGPLANGATTVMFEGVPSYPDAGRFWQIVDKHAVTLFYTAPTAIRALMREGEEPVKQWSRRSLRLLGSVGEPINPEAWEWYHRVVGDGRCPVVDTWWQTETGGILISPLPGAIDQKPGSATLPFFGVQPAIVDNEGNMLDGVAEGNLVLIDSWPGQMRTVFGDHARFVETYFRTFPGKYFTGDGAKRDADGYYWITGRVDDVLNVAGHRLGTAEIESALVAHPKVAEAAVVGCPHDVKGQGIYVYVTLNLGETPSEELRTELRNRVRQEIGAIATPDFIQWAPSLPKTRSGKIMRRILRKIAANEHDQLGDISTLADPGVVDSLIRERLNGSDR, encoded by the coding sequence ATGTCCGAGAAAATCCACAAGGTACCCGACGACTTCGCCACCCTGGCTCATTTGCGCCAGGCGGATTATCAGCGGCTGTACCAGGAATCGATCCGTGATCCGAATGGGTTCTGGGCACGCATCGGCCGGCGCCTGGACTGGATCCAACCGTATACCAAGATCAAGGACACCAGCTTCGACGAGCACGATTTCCGCATTCGCTGGTTCTATGACGGCAAGCTCAATGTCGCCGCCAACTGCCTGGATCGCCATCTGCTCAAGCGCGGTGACAAGACCGCCATCATCTGGGAAGGCGATGATCCCCGCTTGTCGGAGCACATCAGCTACCGCCAGCTCCATGAACGCGTCTGCCAATGTGCCAATGCTCTGAAATCCCTGGGCGTCGGTCCAGGCGATCGGGTCACCATCTATTTGCCGATGATCCCGGAAGCCGCCGTGGCAATGCTGGCATGCGCCCGCATCGGCGCGGTGCACTCGGTGGTATTCGGCGGATTCTCCGCGGATTCGCTCGCCGGGCGTATTGCCGATTGCGGCTCGAGCGTCGTCATCACGGCCGACGAGGGATTGCGTGGCGGCAGGCGCATCGCGCTCAAGGAAAATGTCGATGAGGCGCTGAAGGCGTCCGGCACCCAATGCGTCAAGCATGTGCTGGTTACGCGGCGCCTGGGATCGAACGTGTCCATGCAGAAAGGCCGCGATCGATGGTTCGAGGATCTGCTACAAGGCCAAAGCAAGGAATGTCCGGCTGCAGCCATGGATGCGGAGAGCCCCCTGTTCATCCTTTACACTTCCGGTTCCACCGGGCAGCCAAAGGGCGTCCTGCATACCAGCGGCGGCTATCTGGTGTTCGTCGCAATGACGCATGAACTGGTGTTCGATCTGCGCGAGGACGACATCTTCTGGTGCACCGCGGACGTGGGCTGGGTCACCGGCCACAGTTATGTCCTATATGGTCCGCTCGCCAATGGCGCCACGACCGTGATGTTCGAAGGTGTGCCCAGCTATCCCGACGCCGGCCGTTTCTGGCAGATCGTCGACAAGCATGCAGTCACACTGTTCTACACTGCGCCGACGGCGATACGCGCCTTGATGCGCGAAGGCGAGGAGCCCGTCAAACAATGGTCGCGGCGCTCGCTGCGTCTGCTGGGTTCCGTCGGCGAGCCCATCAACCCCGAGGCCTGGGAGTGGTATCACCGCGTCGTCGGCGACGGCCGCTGTCCCGTCGTGGATACCTGGTGGCAAACGGAAACCGGCGGCATCCTGATCTCGCCCCTGCCCGGAGCGATCGACCAAAAACCAGGTTCGGCCACCTTGCCCTTCTTCGGCGTACAACCCGCCATTGTCGATAACGAAGGCAACATGCTCGATGGCGTCGCTGAAGGCAATCTGGTGCTCATCGATAGCTGGCCGGGCCAGATGCGCACCGTATTCGGCGATCATGCGCGCTTCGTGGAGACCTATTTCCGGACGTTTCCGGGAAAATACTTCACCGGCGACGGCGCAAAGCGCGATGCGGACGGCTACTACTGGATCACCGGCCGCGTGGATGACGTGCTGAACGTTGCCGGCCACCGGCTGGGCACCGCCGAAATCGAAAGTGCGCTGGTGGCGCATCCGAAAGTGGCGGAAGCCGCGGTCGTCGGCTGCCCGCACGATGTCAAGGGACAGGGCATCTATGTCTATGTCACCCTCAATCTAGGCGAGACACCCAGCGAGGAGTTGCGCACCGAACTGCGCAACCGTGTACGCCAGGAAATCGGCGCGATTGCCACGCCCGACTTCATCCAGTGGGCGCCCAGCCTGCCCAAGACCCGTTCTGGAAAGATCATGCGGCGCATCCTGCGCAAGATCGCCGCCAACGAGCATGATCAGCTCGGCGATATCTCCACCCTGGCTGATCCTGGTGTCGTGGACAGCTTGATCCGCGAGCGCCTGAACGGGTCCGACCGGTAG
- a CDS encoding M28 family metallopeptidase — MNVISSSRHALHTSATVLLWMLLPLAQPASGAPWDAIRPSAIRAHVEFLADDLLEGRAAASRGHDIAAAYVAAQFQQSGLLPAGEADSFFQPVPLLEATPVLPGSSAEWVFAGGSHVFEYGIDYLPSADFESASSTLSAPLVFAGFGVEAPELQHDDFANIDVKGRIVVVLSGAPAKFPDHQRAYYSWPQRKAATLLEHGAVGVIHVDSLEDSRRIPWERRVAMSWTSQMRWLNEQGEPQNTYPQLKLQFRFNHAAAAYLFEQSPASLPEVLATAETGDAQGFELPGMLTLSATTGLRRTQSSNVIAVYPGADAQLKDEYIVLSAHLDHLGRGSAVDGDSIYNGAHDNAAGVAILLEIAHALHASKVRSRRSLLIAAVTAQEKGLLGSDFLVHSARAANRRIVANINIDMPLIFAPLQDFVAIGARHSTLGVMARSAAASQGYQLASERFPEELRLIRGDQFSFIRRGIPALALTGGYRARDNALDLEQMRRQFRASRHHQPGDDLSLPMDYRTMADLGKVNLRIALAAADASARPHWQPGDFFARIFAHQE; from the coding sequence ATGAATGTGATTTCAAGCTCCCGGCACGCTCTGCATACATCGGCCACCGTGCTGCTGTGGATGCTGCTGCCCTTGGCCCAGCCTGCAAGCGGTGCTCCCTGGGATGCCATTCGCCCCTCTGCCATACGCGCACACGTCGAATTTCTCGCCGACGATCTGCTGGAGGGGCGTGCCGCCGCCTCGCGCGGACATGACATCGCAGCTGCCTACGTGGCGGCACAATTCCAGCAGTCCGGGCTGCTGCCCGCCGGGGAGGCGGACTCGTTTTTCCAACCCGTCCCGCTTCTAGAGGCGACACCGGTGCTGCCTGGTTCGTCCGCGGAATGGGTGTTCGCAGGCGGCAGTCATGTATTCGAGTACGGCATCGACTATCTGCCTTCCGCCGATTTTGAATCGGCCAGCTCCACCTTGAGCGCACCGCTGGTATTTGCGGGATTCGGTGTCGAGGCACCCGAATTGCAGCATGACGACTTTGCGAACATCGATGTCAAGGGACGCATCGTCGTGGTGCTGAGCGGCGCACCGGCGAAGTTCCCGGACCATCAACGGGCTTATTATTCCTGGCCGCAGCGCAAGGCGGCCACGCTCCTCGAGCATGGCGCGGTAGGCGTCATCCACGTCGATTCTCTGGAAGACAGCCGCCGCATCCCATGGGAGCGGCGCGTCGCCATGAGCTGGACCTCGCAGATGCGCTGGCTGAACGAGCAGGGCGAACCGCAGAACACCTATCCTCAACTGAAGTTGCAATTCCGTTTCAATCACGCTGCCGCCGCGTACCTGTTCGAGCAAAGTCCCGCCAGTCTCCCGGAAGTGCTCGCGACGGCTGAGACAGGTGATGCACAAGGCTTCGAACTCCCCGGTATGCTGACGCTGTCGGCGACAACCGGACTGCGGCGCACCCAAAGCTCCAACGTCATCGCTGTATATCCGGGCGCGGATGCTCAGCTCAAAGACGAATATATCGTGCTGAGTGCGCATCTGGATCATCTGGGCCGCGGTTCCGCCGTCGACGGCGATTCGATCTACAACGGCGCGCACGACAACGCCGCCGGTGTGGCCATCCTGCTGGAGATCGCCCATGCGCTGCACGCATCCAAGGTACGTTCGCGTCGCTCGCTCCTGATCGCCGCCGTGACCGCGCAGGAGAAGGGCCTGCTGGGCTCGGACTTCCTCGTGCACAGCGCTCGGGCGGCGAACCGACGCATCGTGGCAAACATCAATATCGATATGCCGCTGATTTTCGCGCCGCTGCAGGACTTCGTCGCGATCGGAGCGCGACACTCGACTCTGGGCGTGATGGCACGTTCGGCTGCAGCGAGCCAGGGATACCAACTCGCCTCAGAACGCTTTCCGGAAGAATTGCGCCTCATACGCGGCGATCAATTCTCGTTCATCCGCCGCGGCATTCCTGCGCTCGCCCTGACCGGCGGATATCGTGCGCGCGACAATGCGCTGGATCTGGAGCAGATGCGGCGGCAATTCCGCGCCAGCCGCCATCATCAACCCGGTGACGATCTGTCTCTGCCGATGGACTATCGAACCATGGCAGACCTGGGAAAGGTCAACCTGCGTATCGCGCTGGCGGCGGCCGATGCGTCGGCCCGGCCGCACTGGCAGCCGGGAGATTTCTTCGCGCGAATATTCGCGCACCAGGAATGA
- the hrpB gene encoding ATP-dependent helicase HrpB yields MRRAGLDESMFEPSVASAHISALPIAAALDALRLALRRHANVVLQAPPGAGKSTGVPPTLLAEEWLQGRKIVMLEPRRLAARAVAERMAATLGENVGTTIGYRTRLESRIGKDTRIEVVTEGILTRRLQYDAALEGVGLLIFDEFHERSLQGDLGLALSLDVQQTLREDLKILVMSATLDGEAVARLLHGAPIVNAQGRAFDVEVRWLDAFRAGAPRGAGRRPDVAGMTSATIRQACLESPGDILAFLPGQAEIHRTRQLLENLSLPQGTRISPLYGELGLDAQQAAIRPGHAGERKIVLATNIAETSLTIEGVRIVVDTGLARRARFDPATGMNRLETQRISRASASQRRGRAGRLAPGICYRLWTRAEHDALPAHTPAEILETDLAPLALDLAAWGIHDPGRLCWLDPPPAAAFQQARDLLTSLEGLDNHGRINTHGRALNRLGTHPRLAHMILRGAALGMQRTALEIAAVLGERDLLRTGPAHRNVDLRLRLEALRHGRITDPAAGAELRIDTGARRRALRNIPLLRRQLQGRADGTEHPARQEDFAADHDTDIGRLLAFAYPERVAQSRGADGRYLLANGRGAALPPGQSLARAEFLVVADLEAGEREASIRLAAPLERTHLTADFAARIEHRRRCEWDARSQAVLAQDEDWLGAIKLRERRIEQPDEERMHRALLQGIRELGIDALPWSREARSLQRRLMFARRMDVSIGPDVSDAVLGAQLEDWLSPWLSGMSRREHLARLDLHAILMSLLDWNAQQRLAHLAPSHLEVPSGSRIPIDYSGDAPSVAVRLQEVFGLHVTPTIAGRVPLTLQLLSPAGRPVQVTRDLASFWAHGYLEVKKELKGRYPKHSWPDDPRNAAAVRAGRGRR; encoded by the coding sequence ATGCGTCGCGCTGGCCTGGACGAATCCATGTTCGAACCTTCCGTTGCTTCTGCGCATATTTCCGCTCTGCCCATCGCTGCGGCGCTGGATGCGCTGCGGCTGGCGCTGAGGCGGCATGCCAACGTGGTACTGCAGGCGCCGCCCGGCGCCGGCAAGTCCACCGGTGTACCGCCGACACTGCTCGCGGAAGAGTGGCTGCAGGGCCGCAAAATCGTGATGCTGGAACCACGCCGCCTGGCGGCACGCGCCGTCGCCGAGCGCATGGCCGCCACGCTCGGTGAGAATGTCGGCACCACGATCGGCTATCGAACCCGGCTGGAATCCCGAATCGGTAAGGACACTCGTATCGAAGTCGTCACCGAGGGAATACTGACCCGTCGGCTGCAGTACGACGCCGCGCTGGAAGGGGTGGGTCTGCTGATCTTCGACGAATTCCACGAACGCAGTCTGCAAGGCGATCTGGGGCTGGCGCTGAGTCTGGACGTGCAGCAGACATTGCGCGAAGACCTGAAGATCCTGGTGATGTCCGCGACGCTCGACGGCGAGGCCGTCGCCCGGCTGCTGCACGGCGCGCCCATCGTGAACGCCCAGGGCCGTGCATTCGACGTCGAGGTTCGCTGGCTCGATGCCTTCCGAGCCGGAGCCCCGCGCGGTGCCGGACGACGCCCCGATGTCGCCGGCATGACCTCCGCCACGATACGACAAGCCTGTCTCGAGTCACCTGGCGACATCCTTGCCTTCCTGCCCGGTCAGGCGGAAATCCACCGCACGCGGCAACTGCTGGAAAACCTCTCCCTGCCGCAAGGCACGCGGATATCGCCTTTATATGGAGAACTGGGACTGGACGCCCAACAGGCCGCCATACGGCCCGGCCACGCCGGGGAGCGCAAGATCGTGCTCGCCACGAACATCGCCGAGACCAGCCTGACGATCGAAGGGGTGCGCATCGTGGTGGATACCGGCCTGGCGCGCCGCGCCCGATTCGATCCGGCCACCGGCATGAACCGGCTCGAAACGCAGCGTATCTCGCGCGCCTCGGCAAGTCAGCGCCGAGGACGTGCCGGGCGCCTCGCACCCGGCATCTGTTATCGGCTCTGGACACGAGCCGAGCATGACGCCCTGCCGGCGCATACGCCCGCAGAAATCCTGGAAACCGATCTGGCGCCGCTGGCGCTGGACCTCGCCGCCTGGGGCATCCATGATCCGGGCCGGTTATGCTGGCTGGATCCGCCGCCGGCTGCGGCCTTCCAGCAGGCGCGCGACCTGCTGACTTCGCTCGAAGGATTGGACAACCATGGACGGATCAACACACATGGACGCGCACTGAACCGGCTCGGCACGCATCCGCGCCTGGCGCACATGATCCTGCGCGGCGCCGCACTGGGCATGCAGCGCACCGCGCTGGAAATCGCCGCCGTATTGGGCGAGCGTGATCTGCTGCGCACCGGACCCGCCCATCGCAACGTAGATCTGCGCCTGCGGCTGGAAGCGTTGCGCCACGGTCGAATCACCGACCCGGCAGCCGGCGCAGAACTGCGCATCGATACAGGTGCTCGCCGGCGAGCGCTGCGCAATATCCCCTTGCTGAGGCGGCAGCTGCAGGGCCGCGCGGACGGAACCGAGCATCCCGCCCGCCAGGAGGATTTCGCTGCAGACCATGATACGGACATCGGCCGCCTGCTGGCCTTTGCCTATCCGGAACGCGTGGCGCAGTCGCGCGGGGCCGATGGCCGCTACCTCCTCGCCAATGGGCGCGGCGCCGCGCTTCCGCCGGGGCAGAGTCTCGCACGCGCGGAATTCCTGGTCGTTGCCGATCTGGAGGCCGGTGAGCGCGAGGCATCGATCCGTCTTGCCGCGCCCTTGGAGCGGACGCATTTGACGGCGGACTTCGCGGCGCGTATCGAACATCGTCGGCGTTGCGAATGGGATGCACGCAGCCAGGCGGTACTGGCGCAGGATGAAGACTGGCTGGGCGCGATCAAGTTGCGCGAACGGCGTATCGAACAACCCGATGAGGAACGCATGCATCGCGCCTTGCTCCAGGGCATACGCGAACTCGGCATCGACGCTCTGCCCTGGAGCCGCGAGGCGCGCTCCCTGCAGCGGCGCCTGATGTTTGCACGCCGCATGGATGTCTCGATCGGACCCGACGTGAGCGATGCCGTATTAGGCGCACAACTTGAGGACTGGCTGTCGCCCTGGCTATCCGGCATGAGCCGAAGGGAACACCTGGCGCGTCTGGATCTGCATGCCATCCTCATGTCCCTGCTGGACTGGAATGCGCAGCAGCGGCTTGCACACCTTGCGCCCAGTCATCTGGAAGTGCCCAGCGGCTCGCGCATTCCCATCGACTATTCCGGCGACGCGCCCAGCGTCGCCGTAAGGCTGCAGGAAGTCTTCGGCCTGCACGTCACGCCGACCATCGCCGGCCGTGTACCGCTGACCTTGCAGCTGCTTTCGCCCGCAGGCCGTCCGGTACAGGTGACTCGGGATCTGGCCAGCTTCTGGGCACACGGTTATCTTGAGGTAAAAAAGGAGCTCAAGGGACGCTATCCGAAACATTCCTGGCCGGACGACCCCAGGAATGCCGCTGCCGTGCGCGCCGGGCGCGGCAGGCGCTGA
- a CDS encoding HIT family protein: MYDDNNVFAKIIRGEIPAFKVHEDPHTLAFMDAMPQSDGHTLVIPKVRARNFFDIEPQALARLIESTQWVARGVRQAFNPGGIRILQFNEAMAGQSVFHIHFHIIPCYEGTELLMHARKPADKALLARQAEQIRQSLAAL; the protein is encoded by the coding sequence ATGTACGACGACAATAACGTATTCGCGAAAATCATCCGCGGCGAGATCCCGGCCTTCAAGGTTCATGAAGATCCTCATACGCTCGCCTTCATGGACGCAATGCCGCAGTCCGACGGGCATACGCTCGTGATTCCGAAAGTGCGCGCCCGTAATTTTTTCGATATCGAACCGCAGGCGCTGGCCAGGCTGATCGAGTCGACACAGTGGGTTGCGCGCGGGGTGCGTCAGGCGTTCAACCCCGGCGGTATCCGCATCCTGCAGTTCAACGAAGCGATGGCGGGTCAATCCGTCTTTCACATTCACTTCCATATCATTCCCTGTTACGAGGGCACCGAGCTGCTGATGCATGCCCGCAAACCCGCCGACAAAGCGCTGCTCGCAAGGCAGGCCGAACAGATACGCCAATCCCTCGCTGCGCTGTAG
- a CDS encoding pseudouridine synthase, with protein MTSPRQRHASPARGKTAARRRNDGESGSAATRRLTPPAPGVRLQKAMADAGLGARRDCENMITTGRVRVNGRTIDTLPCFIDPARDIVELDGEILRLSAAAGTHPEDAARNQERSGNQPASRSEAATAIQAHAHIYVLINKPKGVITTTRDPEGRRNVLDLVPLALRRNARLFPVGRLDGDSTGLLLLTNDGDLAYRLTHPKFGVTKEYRVTCAGLAGEEQMKKLRAGMYLFDPRAEGAKAAKRASMESVRIIERRVDRARGDRTLLSIRLREGQNREIRRMLARTGLKVRELERVAIGPLRAPGLKPGQARLLGKKDVDRLRAAVLSTKD; from the coding sequence ATGACGAGTCCCCGACAGCGGCACGCTTCCCCGGCCCGCGGTAAAACCGCCGCACGCCGGCGAAACGACGGCGAATCCGGCTCGGCGGCCACCCGGCGGCTGACACCTCCGGCGCCGGGGGTGCGCCTGCAGAAAGCCATGGCCGACGCCGGTCTGGGTGCGCGTCGTGATTGCGAAAACATGATCACTACCGGGCGTGTGCGCGTGAACGGACGCACCATCGACACCCTGCCCTGTTTCATCGATCCCGCCAGAGACATTGTCGAACTCGACGGCGAAATCCTCCGGCTGTCCGCTGCCGCAGGTACGCATCCTGAAGACGCCGCTCGAAATCAGGAACGGTCCGGGAATCAGCCCGCGAGCCGATCCGAAGCCGCAACCGCCATCCAGGCACATGCGCATATTTATGTGCTCATCAACAAACCGAAAGGGGTGATCACCACCACGCGCGATCCCGAAGGCCGGCGCAATGTGCTGGATCTGGTACCGCTGGCGCTGAGGCGCAACGCACGCCTGTTCCCGGTCGGACGGCTGGATGGTGACTCCACGGGCCTGCTGCTGCTCACCAACGATGGCGACCTGGCCTATCGGTTGACTCATCCGAAGTTCGGCGTCACCAAGGAATACCGCGTGACCTGCGCGGGGCTTGCGGGCGAGGAACAGATGAAAAAACTTCGTGCCGGCATGTATCTGTTCGATCCGCGTGCGGAGGGCGCCAAGGCGGCAAAGCGCGCCTCGATGGAATCGGTACGCATCATCGAGCGCCGGGTCGACCGTGCCCGCGGCGATCGTACATTGCTGAGCATCCGTCTGCGGGAAGGGCAGAACCGCGAAATTCGCCGCATGCTGGCACGCACGGGGCTGAAAGTCCGTGAACTCGAGCGTGTCGCCATCGGCCCGTTGCGGGCGCCGGGACTGAAACCCGGCCAGGCCAGGCTGCTGGGCAAAAAGGACGTGGACCGCCTGCGGGCCGCGGTCCTGTCGACCAAGGATTGA
- a CDS encoding 2Fe-2S iron-sulfur cluster-binding protein codes for MKIKLNVVDRDGQTHELEVPAQGSLMEALRDPDYGLAAACGGMCSCATCHVYVAPEWIDRVPDRQSDEHELLTELEFAQKHSRLSCQIPLGAHLDGLQLTLAPEE; via the coding sequence GTGAAAATCAAATTGAATGTCGTCGATCGTGATGGTCAGACGCATGAACTCGAGGTACCGGCACAAGGTTCTCTGATGGAGGCGTTGCGGGATCCGGACTATGGCCTGGCGGCGGCATGTGGCGGCATGTGCTCCTGCGCCACTTGTCATGTGTATGTGGCGCCTGAATGGATCGATCGCGTTCCCGATCGGCAAAGCGACGAGCATGAGCTGTTGACCGAGCTGGAATTCGCTCAAAAGCATTCACGCCTGTCTTGCCAGATTCCGCTGGGCGCGCATCTGGACGGGCTGCAGCTGACCTTGGCTCCGGAGGAATAG